One genomic window of Malaciobacter molluscorum LMG 25693 includes the following:
- the leuS gene encoding leucine--tRNA ligase yields the protein MEYSPKQIEQKWQTFWSENKSFEPEDNTKKEKKYILSMFPYPSGRIHMGHVRNYCLGDAFARYFRKADFNVLHPIGWDSFGMPAENAAIKHKLHPKKWTYENIDYMRDELRALGLSFSEEREFATSDELYTKWEQEFIIKMYEAGLLYKKSTTVNWCEPCHTVLANEQVEEGCCWRCNTPVEQKEMPGYYIAITKYAQELLDDLKILEGSWPSQVLTMQENWIGRSEGLEFSLELSKDSRFKLDKQFSTFDVFTTRPDTIYGMSYSALAPEHPIVKYIVENNLLPEEKILAIKAMQKVSERDRATQDKEGLSLEIDVIHPLTGELIPVWVANFVLVSYGGGAVMAVPAHDERDFEFAKKYDLPIKQVIVGKDGILENQTEAYTQEGELINSESFTGLKNTKAKKAMIYHFEQNSLGKKQINYKLRDWGVSRQRYWGAPIPFVHCDDCGLVPEKIENLPIALPEDVEITGKGNPLDTHEWRKCACPKCGKEATRETDTLDTFVQSSWYFLRYATNPKLWQKEGISKKDSDYWMNVDQYIGGIEHAILHLLYSRFFTKALNDLGYTDSREPFKKLLTQGMVLKDGAKMSKSKGNVVDPDLIIEKYGADTARLFILFAAPPTKELEWNDSAVEGAFKFIKKFVQRSEYVTSKSIEEFKNIEQSSLNKEEKEARRKVYEALKRADDVFNKTYTFNTLIAGAMEALNALQTQNNELIWAEGYYILTNILEPIIPHTCWELADKLFNRSNFNSKIQVKEEVFELDSITIAVTINGKKRCEVEVAPDTSKDEILALAKESANKWLDGKEIIKEIVVPNKLVNLVIKG from the coding sequence ATGGAATATAGTCCAAAACAAATAGAGCAAAAATGGCAAACTTTTTGGAGTGAAAATAAAAGTTTTGAGCCAGAAGATAATACAAAAAAAGAAAAAAAATATATTTTAAGTATGTTTCCCTATCCAAGTGGTAGAATTCATATGGGACACGTAAGAAATTATTGTTTAGGTGATGCTTTTGCTAGATATTTTAGAAAAGCTGATTTTAATGTATTACATCCAATTGGATGGGATAGTTTTGGTATGCCAGCAGAAAATGCAGCAATAAAACATAAACTTCATCCAAAAAAATGGACTTATGAAAATATTGATTATATGAGAGATGAATTAAGAGCACTTGGTTTATCTTTTAGTGAAGAAAGAGAGTTTGCTACTTCAGATGAATTATATACAAAATGGGAACAAGAATTCATTATTAAGATGTATGAAGCAGGACTTTTATATAAAAAATCTACAACAGTAAACTGGTGTGAACCTTGTCATACAGTTCTTGCAAATGAACAAGTAGAAGAGGGGTGTTGTTGGAGATGTAATACACCTGTTGAACAAAAAGAGATGCCAGGTTATTATATAGCAATTACTAAATATGCTCAAGAGTTACTTGATGATTTAAAAATATTAGAAGGTTCATGGCCAAGTCAAGTTCTTACTATGCAAGAAAACTGGATAGGAAGAAGTGAAGGTTTAGAGTTTTCATTAGAGTTATCTAAAGATTCTAGATTTAAATTAGATAAACAATTTAGCACTTTTGATGTATTTACTACAAGACCTGATACAATATATGGAATGTCATATTCAGCTTTAGCTCCTGAACATCCAATCGTAAAATATATAGTTGAAAATAATCTTTTACCTGAAGAGAAAATTTTAGCAATTAAAGCAATGCAAAAAGTAAGTGAAAGAGATAGAGCAACACAAGATAAAGAAGGGCTTTCTTTAGAAATTGATGTTATTCATCCTTTAACTGGTGAATTAATTCCTGTATGGGTTGCTAACTTTGTATTAGTATCTTATGGTGGTGGTGCAGTAATGGCTGTTCCTGCACATGATGAAAGAGATTTTGAATTTGCTAAAAAATATGATTTACCAATAAAACAAGTTATTGTTGGAAAAGATGGTATTTTAGAAAATCAAACAGAAGCTTATACACAAGAAGGCGAGTTAATTAATTCTGAAAGTTTTACAGGACTTAAAAATACAAAAGCAAAAAAAGCGATGATTTATCACTTTGAACAAAACTCTCTTGGAAAAAAACAAATTAATTATAAATTAAGAGATTGGGGAGTTTCTAGACAAAGATATTGGGGTGCACCAATTCCTTTTGTTCATTGTGATGATTGTGGATTAGTTCCTGAGAAAATAGAAAATTTACCAATTGCTTTACCTGAAGATGTAGAAATCACAGGAAAAGGAAATCCTTTAGATACACATGAGTGGAGAAAATGTGCTTGTCCAAAGTGTGGTAAAGAAGCTACAAGAGAAACAGATACATTAGATACTTTTGTACAATCTTCTTGGTATTTTTTAAGATATGCAACAAATCCTAAATTATGGCAAAAAGAGGGTATTTCTAAAAAAGATAGTGATTATTGGATGAATGTTGACCAATATATTGGTGGAATTGAACATGCAATATTACACCTATTATATTCAAGATTTTTTACAAAAGCATTGAATGATTTAGGATATACAGATTCAAGAGAACCATTTAAAAAACTTCTTACTCAAGGTATGGTTTTAAAAGATGGTGCTAAGATGTCAAAATCAAAAGGTAATGTAGTTGATCCAGACTTAATTATAGAAAAATATGGAGCTGACACAGCTAGATTATTTATTTTATTTGCTGCACCACCAACAAAAGAATTAGAGTGGAATGATAGTGCTGTTGAAGGAGCATTTAAATTTATTAAGAAATTTGTTCAAAGAAGTGAATATGTTACTTCAAAATCAATTGAAGAGTTTAAAAATATTGAACAATCATCTTTAAATAAAGAAGAAAAAGAAGCAAGAAGAAAAGTTTATGAAGCATTAAAAAGAGCAGATGATGTATTTAATAAAACATACACTTTTAATACTTTAATAGCTGGAGCTATGGAAGCTTTAAATGCTTTACAAACACAAAATAATGAACTGATTTGGGCAGAAGGTTATTATATTCTTACAAATATTTTAGAACCAATTATTCCTCATACTTGTTGGGAATTAGCTGATAAGTTATTTAATAGAAGTAACTTTAATTCAAAAATTCAAGTGAAAGAAGAAGTTTTTGAATTAGATTCTATTACAATTGCTGTTACAATTAATGGTAAAAAAAGATGTGAAGTTGAAGTTGCACCTGATACTTCAAAAGATGAAATATTAGCTTTAGCAAAAGAGTCTGCTAATAAATGGTTAGATGGTAAAGAGATAATCAAAGAGATTGTTGTACCAAATAAATTAGTAAATTTAGTTATAAAAGGTTAA
- the lptE gene encoding LPS assembly lipoprotein LptE has protein sequence MKKSLFTLFALVIMLFSGCGYKPASTYAKEQIQGDVFVDLFVNLKDPKNAVLIKDAMNEILVHRLGSKLVYDKKQADTIIDLRLGNVSMSELQYDDNGFTKLYKATVNINVGYENKDYKNKFYVTGTHEFSIDDGSIITDTKRFEAIRTAASKALEEVISKIAIQSFKKNK, from the coding sequence ATGAAGAAGAGTCTTTTTACTCTGTTTGCTTTAGTAATTATGTTATTTTCAGGTTGTGGTTATAAACCAGCAAGTACTTATGCAAAAGAGCAAATTCAAGGTGATGTTTTTGTTGATTTATTTGTAAATTTAAAAGATCCAAAAAATGCTGTTTTAATAAAAGATGCAATGAATGAGATTTTAGTACATAGATTAGGTTCAAAATTGGTTTATGATAAAAAACAAGCAGATACAATTATTGATTTAAGACTTGGAAATGTTTCAATGTCTGAACTTCAATATGATGATAATGGTTTTACAAAACTTTATAAAGCAACTGTTAATATTAATGTGGGATATGAAAATAAAGATTATAAAAATAAATTTTATGTAACTGGAACACATGAATTCTCAATTGATGATGGATCGATAATTACAGATACAAAAAGATTTGAAGCTATTAGAACAGCGGCTTCAAAAGCTTTAGAAGAAGTAATATCTAAAATAGCAATTCAATCTTTTAAAAAAAATAAGTAG
- a CDS encoding bifunctional folylpolyglutamate synthase/dihydrofolate synthase, with amino-acid sequence MQDLKVVDLKEFLNYKTLYYDKIDFSIVQNSWEILKNHINLPYVIHIVGTNGKGSTGRFLSTYLYRKNYKVLHYSSPHIIKFNERIWLNGTDVCDEDLQLAHKKIQSLLDIKLLEKLTYFEYTTLIALYLSSDFDYIVLEAGLGGEFDATNVVKNDLSLITTIDLDHQAFLGNSVEQIAQTKMRACDNHMIVGCQIHEVVAQMAYEVKEQLKQKREISIKVVDKFEEYDIKTNYASYLKKNLQLVIEALKYLNIDIDISLFENIKLKGRCEKIASNITIDVGHNPLAARVLQKEFENKKITLIYNSYKDKDYESVLKILKPIIKQIIIIDVKDKRIVDKNNLFEICKKYNIMTKSKLEINENEEYLVFGSFLVVESFLEFLGVDEK; translated from the coding sequence ATGCAAGATCTAAAAGTAGTTGATTTAAAAGAGTTTTTAAATTACAAAACTCTTTACTATGATAAGATAGATTTCTCAATAGTTCAAAACTCTTGGGAAATCTTAAAAAATCATATAAATTTACCGTATGTTATTCATATAGTAGGAACAAATGGTAAAGGAAGTACTGGAAGATTTCTTTCTACTTATTTATATAGAAAAAATTACAAAGTTTTACACTATAGTTCTCCTCATATTATTAAATTCAATGAAAGAATATGGCTTAATGGTACTGATGTTTGCGATGAAGATTTGCAATTGGCACATAAAAAAATACAATCACTTTTAGATATAAAGCTATTAGAAAAGCTTACTTATTTTGAATATACAACCCTAATTGCTTTATATTTAAGTAGTGATTTTGATTATATTGTTTTAGAAGCTGGTCTTGGTGGAGAATTTGATGCAACAAATGTTGTAAAAAATGATTTAAGTTTAATTACTACAATAGATTTAGATCATCAAGCTTTTTTAGGAAATAGTGTAGAGCAAATTGCCCAAACAAAGATGCGTGCTTGTGATAATCATATGATTGTAGGGTGTCAAATCCATGAAGTTGTAGCACAAATGGCATATGAAGTAAAAGAACAACTAAAACAAAAAAGAGAAATATCTATTAAGGTAGTAGATAAGTTTGAAGAATATGATATAAAAACAAATTATGCTTCTTATTTGAAAAAAAATTTACAGTTAGTTATTGAAGCTTTAAAATATTTAAATATAGACATAGATATTTCTTTGTTTGAAAACATTAAATTGAAAGGAAGATGTGAAAAAATTGCATCAAATATAACAATAGATGTAGGTCATAATCCTTTAGCTGCAAGAGTTTTACAAAAAGAGTTTGAAAATAAAAAAATAACTCTTATTTATAACTCATATAAAGATAAAGATTATGAAAGTGTTTTAAAAATTTTAAAACCTATAATAAAACAAATAATTATTATAGATGTTAAAGATAAAAGAATAGTTGATAAAAATAATTTATTTGAAATTTGTAAAAAATACAATATAATGACTAAATCTAAACTTGAAATCAATGAAAATGAAGAGTATTTAGTATTTGGTTCTTTTTTAGTTGTAGAAAGTTTTTTAGAGTTTTTAGGTGTTGATGAAAAATAG
- a CDS encoding M23 family metallopeptidase yields MKNRLIITVSDVKGTKSYNIHQFVRKFIVIFSIIALFVLGGSFWLITYLNGEVSHLKESKEKEISILEKKEKELLSQNSKYSQQIKNKVDDLEELSSKLDHLEEIIGIKKEDEDLSPIKRATLATMTTVQKAFILKTIPNGSPLEKTVITSSYGYRVHPLTKKKKFHKGIDLRARMRTKVYATADGIVSYVQSQDIGGFGRVVKIMHGYGFQSIYAHLNRTKVKLGQVIRKGDLLGLSGNSGRSAAPHLHYEIRYGVKIINPYNFLYWNMKNYEDIFKKQRRIPWESLVKLISEHNKIVQQ; encoded by the coding sequence ATGAAAAATAGATTGATAATTACTGTATCAGATGTCAAAGGAACAAAGTCTTATAATATTCACCAGTTTGTTCGAAAATTTATAGTAATATTTTCGATAATTGCATTATTTGTACTAGGTGGTAGTTTTTGGTTGATTACTTATTTAAATGGTGAAGTTTCTCATTTAAAAGAATCAAAAGAGAAAGAGATCTCAATTCTTGAAAAAAAAGAGAAAGAACTTTTATCTCAAAATAGTAAATATTCACAACAAATAAAAAATAAAGTTGATGATTTAGAAGAGTTAAGTTCAAAGTTAGATCATCTTGAAGAAATAATTGGTATAAAAAAAGAAGATGAAGACTTAAGTCCAATAAAAAGAGCTACTTTAGCTACAATGACGACAGTTCAAAAAGCTTTTATTTTAAAAACAATACCAAATGGAAGTCCTTTAGAAAAAACTGTAATTACTTCATCTTATGGTTATAGAGTTCATCCTCTAACAAAAAAGAAGAAGTTTCATAAAGGAATTGACCTAAGAGCAAGAATGCGAACTAAAGTTTATGCAACAGCAGATGGAATAGTTAGTTATGTTCAATCTCAAGATATTGGTGGTTTTGGTCGTGTTGTAAAAATTATGCATGGGTATGGATTTCAATCTATATATGCACATTTAAATAGAACAAAGGTAAAATTAGGTCAAGTAATAAGAAAAGGTGATCTTTTAGGATTAAGTGGAAACAGTGGAAGAAGTGCAGCACCTCATTTACATTATGAAATTAGATATGGTGTAAAAATTATAAACCCTTATAATTTCTTGTACTGGAATATGAAAAATTATGAAGACATTTTCAAAAAACAAAGGAGAATTCCGTGGGAATCTTTGGTAAAACTGATAAGCGAACACAACAAAATAGTGCAACAGTAA
- a CDS encoding bactofilin family protein: MGIFGKTDKRTQQNSATVIAAGTCIIGGISTPGTVHIDGKFEGVILEADIITIGQTGEVIGDIKANNLIVNGLFDGKIDCNEVHVLSSGKVIGEIRYNELVIEEDGKFEGQGIRKSSNLKSRYSEIEQKINNIIVSPAPLRHGNN, encoded by the coding sequence GTGGGAATCTTTGGTAAAACTGATAAGCGAACACAACAAAATAGTGCAACAGTAATAGCAGCGGGAACTTGTATTATTGGTGGTATTAGTACTCCAGGTACTGTTCATATAGATGGTAAATTTGAAGGTGTTATTTTAGAAGCTGATATAATTACAATTGGTCAAACAGGTGAAGTTATTGGAGATATTAAAGCGAATAATTTAATAGTAAATGGACTTTTTGATGGTAAAATTGATTGTAATGAAGTTCATGTTTTATCTTCAGGAAAAGTAATTGGTGAAATAAGATACAATGAACTTGTAATTGAAGAAGATGGTAAATTTGAAGGACAAGGTATTAGAAAAAGTTCAAATCTAAAAAGTAGATATTCAGAAATTGAACAAAAAATTAATAATATTATTGTTTCTCCAGCACCTTTAAGACATGGCAACAATTAA
- a CDS encoding DEAD/DEAH box helicase, producing MATIKEKLNYLYKQKHQIEEEIKALEASLSKQTSKIDFSKDEKINIFKSLFINRFDIYAKKSISKDKSKQNFFPVTQTFRGEDYLPLTNQEIELHLRGLMHLASYVIDYKNSCKFVVIEILDEDKFKLQIALNSLNIRAYFEQSYISTLRAWIFFQNSVSAKKANIFANEIIKKANISAKIFPKEQFATKANLGSKIQLPLHLSYRKENKTVFVDINTSKIYEDQWSILNNVQKTNINKIEQLCKNEDIKVFDSSTFETINFPSFKLKLIIYDFLYIPTKDLSKTFINKLKSFASFENPQIKVLLSLRKPLYNTPRVIKNFEEDEKYLKLPRGLIYQTLNFLDQNSVDYILDDKKFFEKIETKKVSFTLREEQDEAIKNILKTDFSICVAPPGFGKTLIGAKMTEIRSCSTLIVVNKNMLLNQWIQRFVDYFGYTKKDIGYLGKGNNKLTGIIDIATMQSLKNDPDIINNYSFVIVDECHHIPAVTFEQIIKQFHGKYVLGLSATPKRKDGLDPILFQQLGDIAYEYKKKKTITNKLKIIRTDFESNADNYATLINELCANQARNLLILNEIKNNIKRKILVLSDRIEHLNLLEEMLKKEGIDFICIHGSMNKKEQNENMKQVQTKSLILATTSYFGEGIDFPHLNTILFATPISYYGRLIQYLGRVGRDGQECLAIDFLDSRNAMLNSAYKKRMEGYKQMHYK from the coding sequence ATGGCAACAATTAAAGAGAAATTAAATTATCTTTACAAACAAAAACATCAAATAGAAGAAGAGATAAAAGCTTTAGAAGCTTCTCTTAGTAAACAAACTTCAAAAATAGATTTTTCAAAAGATGAAAAAATTAATATATTCAAATCTTTATTTATAAATAGATTTGATATTTATGCAAAAAAAAGTATTAGTAAAGATAAATCAAAACAAAACTTTTTTCCAGTTACTCAAACTTTTAGAGGTGAAGATTATTTACCATTAACTAATCAAGAAATAGAGTTGCATTTAAGAGGATTAATGCATCTGGCATCTTATGTAATTGATTATAAAAATAGTTGTAAATTTGTAGTAATTGAGATTTTAGATGAAGATAAATTCAAACTTCAAATTGCATTAAATTCACTTAATATTAGAGCATATTTTGAACAAAGTTATATTTCTACTTTAAGAGCATGGATCTTTTTTCAAAATAGTGTTAGTGCAAAAAAAGCCAATATTTTTGCAAATGAAATCATAAAAAAAGCCAATATAAGTGCAAAAATATTTCCAAAAGAACAGTTTGCTACAAAAGCAAACCTAGGATCAAAAATACAATTGCCTTTACATTTATCATATAGAAAAGAGAATAAAACAGTTTTTGTTGATATAAATACTTCAAAAATATATGAAGATCAATGGAGTATATTAAACAACGTTCAAAAAACAAATATAAATAAAATAGAACAATTATGTAAAAATGAAGATATAAAAGTATTTGATTCTTCTACTTTTGAAACTATAAATTTTCCAAGTTTTAAATTGAAATTAATTATATACGATTTTTTATATATTCCAACAAAGGATTTATCTAAAACATTTATTAATAAATTAAAAAGTTTTGCAAGTTTTGAAAATCCTCAAATAAAAGTTTTATTGAGTCTTAGAAAACCTTTATATAATACTCCAAGAGTAATTAAAAACTTTGAAGAAGATGAAAAATATTTAAAATTACCAAGAGGACTAATATATCAAACACTAAATTTTTTAGATCAAAATAGTGTTGATTATATATTAGATGATAAAAAGTTTTTTGAGAAAATTGAGACTAAAAAAGTAAGCTTTACTTTAAGAGAAGAACAAGATGAAGCTATAAAAAATATTTTAAAAACAGATTTTTCTATTTGTGTTGCACCTCCTGGATTTGGAAAAACATTAATTGGTGCAAAGATGACAGAAATTAGATCTTGTAGTACTTTAATAGTTGTAAATAAAAATATGTTACTTAATCAGTGGATACAAAGATTTGTTGATTATTTTGGTTATACAAAAAAAGATATAGGATACTTAGGAAAAGGGAATAATAAATTAACAGGTATTATTGATATAGCTACAATGCAAAGTTTAAAAAATGATCCTGATATAATAAATAATTACTCTTTTGTTATTGTAGATGAGTGTCATCATATTCCAGCTGTTACTTTCGAACAAATTATAAAACAATTTCATGGAAAATATGTTTTAGGTCTTAGTGCAACTCCAAAAAGAAAAGATGGATTAGATCCAATTTTATTTCAACAATTAGGAGATATTGCATATGAGTATAAAAAGAAAAAAACTATAACTAATAAATTGAAAATTATTAGAACAGACTTTGAAAGTAATGCTGATAATTATGCAACTTTAATAAATGAACTTTGTGCTAATCAAGCTAGGAATTTATTAATTTTAAATGAAATAAAAAATAATATAAAAAGAAAGATTTTAGTTTTAAGTGATAGAATAGAACATTTAAATCTTTTAGAAGAGATGCTAAAAAAAGAGGGGATTGATTTTATTTGTATTCATGGAAGTATGAATAAAAAAGAACAAAATGAAAATATGAAACAAGTTCAAACAAAAAGTTTGATACTTGCTACAACATCATATTTTGGAGAAGGAATTGATTTTCCACATTTAAATACAATACTTTTTGCAACTCCTATTTCTTATTATGGAAGACTTATTCAATACTTAGGAAGAGTAGGACGAGATGGACAAGAGTGCCTTGCAATTGATTTTTTAGATTCAAGAAATGCGATGTTAAATTCTGCTTATAAAAAAAGAATGGAAGGTTATAAGCAGATGCATTATAAATAA
- a CDS encoding cation:proton antiporter domain-containing protein, whose product MLGIIVWTILIAVVVNLILKKVHLPTIIGYIITGTIIAYVFDLHNAVNNHDLKEIGEFGVVFLMFTIGLEFSIQHLNKMKREVLFTGSLQIIVTTIFVVLICMFILKFDYKTSLIIGAALSLSSTAIVLKIYNENGEIKKPYGRRVLGILIMQDIAVIPILLMISIFSTGDEKSIFDIIVHTTIAAAILILLLYVAGKYLLEPFFEYVSESKSEELFVGSVLLIAIGASYLAHYFGFSYSLGAFIAGMMISETKFKHQVEADLIPFRNLLLGVFFITVGMQINFDVIANNIVTILILLPVLLSLKYVIIYLLVRVDDTKRVAFKTALSLVQIGEFSLAVLELARSNSLINPTYSQVLIITIVISMILTPIVLKNLSSLASKLVPEDTLQIVDSLQIDKDTQGHIVVIGFGHLGQEIVEKLKLEGRKYYIIEHNMKYFKIGKDNNEPIIFGNAASKTILNSVNITKSAATIVAIDNPEKLTLICEVINDLTHNSKTIVKVGRNSEARQLEKLHLEHIIVEDEVLSQAIVEETRSCSLPNYSFKSKK is encoded by the coding sequence ATGTTAGGAATTATTGTTTGGACTATACTTATTGCTGTTGTAGTAAACTTAATTTTAAAAAAAGTTCATTTACCAACAATTATCGGTTATATTATTACAGGTACCATAATTGCATATGTTTTTGATTTACACAATGCCGTAAATAATCATGATTTAAAAGAGATTGGTGAATTTGGTGTTGTTTTTCTTATGTTTACTATAGGACTTGAGTTCTCAATTCAACATCTAAATAAGATGAAAAGAGAAGTTTTATTTACTGGTAGTTTGCAAATAATAGTAACAACAATTTTTGTAGTTTTAATTTGTATGTTTATTTTAAAGTTTGATTATAAAACTTCGCTAATTATAGGTGCAGCACTATCTTTATCTTCAACAGCTATTGTTCTAAAAATATATAATGAAAATGGTGAAATAAAAAAACCTTATGGTAGAAGAGTTTTAGGTATATTAATTATGCAAGATATAGCTGTTATACCTATTTTACTTATGATATCTATTTTTAGTACGGGTGATGAAAAATCAATTTTTGATATAATTGTTCATACTACTATTGCAGCAGCAATTTTAATACTATTACTTTATGTAGCTGGAAAGTATTTATTAGAACCTTTTTTTGAATATGTAAGTGAATCTAAATCTGAAGAGTTATTTGTAGGATCTGTTTTACTTATTGCTATTGGTGCTTCATACCTTGCTCATTATTTTGGTTTTTCTTACTCTTTAGGAGCATTTATTGCAGGAATGATGATTAGTGAGACTAAATTTAAACATCAAGTTGAAGCTGATTTGATTCCATTTAGAAATCTACTTTTAGGAGTATTTTTTATAACTGTTGGTATGCAAATTAATTTTGATGTAATTGCAAATAATATTGTAACTATATTAATTTTATTACCTGTTTTATTATCTTTAAAATATGTAATTATATATTTATTAGTAAGAGTTGATGATACAAAAAGAGTTGCATTTAAAACAGCTTTATCTTTAGTTCAAATAGGTGAATTCTCTCTTGCTGTTTTAGAATTAGCAAGAAGTAACTCTTTGATAAATCCAACATATTCTCAAGTATTAATTATTACTATTGTTATTTCAATGATATTAACACCAATTGTTCTTAAAAATTTATCTTCTCTTGCATCAAAATTAGTTCCAGAAGATACATTACAAATTGTTGATTCATTACAAATAGATAAAGATACTCAAGGACATATTGTCGTGATTGGTTTTGGACATTTAGGACAAGAAATAGTGGAAAAACTTAAACTTGAAGGTAGAAAATATTATATTATTGAACATAATATGAAATATTTTAAAATAGGAAAAGATAATAATGAACCAATAATTTTTGGAAATGCGGCAAGTAAAACAATTTTAAATTCTGTTAATATTACAAAATCTGCTGCAACTATTGTAGCAATTGATAATCCTGAAAAATTAACATTGATTTGTGAAGTTATAAATGATTTAACACATAATAGTAAAACTATTGTAAAAGTAGGAAGAAACAGTGAAGCAAGACAACTTGAAAAATTACATTTAGAACATATAATTGTAGAGGATGAGGTTTTATCTCAAGCAATTGTAGAGGAGACAAGAAGTTGTTCCTTACCTAATTATAGTTTTAAAAGTAAAAAGTGA